The Pirellulales bacterium sequence CGGCACTCCCTTTTCGTTGGCCACGCGCTGGCATGCTTCGAACTCGGGCGAGAAGCTCGGGGGCTGCCCGGCAATCCAGCCGAGCTTGCCTTCGATCGGCCCCCATTCGGTCTCGACCGTGTGTTGCCGCCGTTCGAGCTTGTGCCGGCTGACGGGCCAGCGCCGCACGCCCAGCGTGTTCGTCTCGCGAAATAGAATCCGCTCGATCTTTTCGATCTTCTCGGGGGGGCAAAGGACCGAGAGCATGACGCCGGGCCGGTTCTTTTTCATCTGGATCGACGTCGTGTACACGTCCAGTGCGCCGGCTTCCCACAGCCTGGTCGTGCAGTAGCCGATGACTTCGCCCGTCGTATCGTCGAGATTGGTTTCCAGAACCCAGACCTGGTCGCTGCTGAGCGGATCGGCCGCCTCGCCGACGAAGACGCGCAGCAAGTTTGCCTGGTCCGCCAGATCGCGCTGGCCTGCGCCGTAGCCGACGCGCTCGACCGTCATGGTCGGCAGCGGCCCGAACGTATCGACCAGCGTGGCCAGTATGGCCGCGCCGGTGGGCGTGGTGAGCTCAGCGGCCACGTGGGACGTCGCCAGCGGAATTCCTTGCAGCAGTTCCGCGGTGGCCGGTGCGGGGATGCTCACGCGGCCATGCGCGATCTCGATGCTTCCCTGCCCGGTCGGCACCGGCGAAGCGTGAATGCGATCGACCGCGAGCAGGTCCCAGGCAACGGCGGCGCCGACGATATCGGCGATCGAATCGACGGCGCCCACTTCGTGAAAATGAACTTTGCGGATTGTGGTGCCGTGGACCTTCGCTTCGGCCTCGCCCAGCCGCGTAAAGATGCGCTTGGCGACATCTTTCTGCCGCTCGCTGAGGCCGCTGGCGTCGATCATGTCGGTAATGTGATGCAGATGGCGGTGGGCATGCTCGGGCTGGTGCTCGACCGTGACCTGGGTGGCGCGGAAGCCGTTCTTTTTGACTTCGGTAGCGACGAGTTGGCAGCCGGCAATGCCCAGCGATCGGACCGCCTCGTTCAAGGCTGCCAGGTCGACGCCGGCATCGACGAGTGCCCCCAGCGTCATGTCTCCACTGATGCCACTCATCAAATCGAGATAAGCAATTTTCACGACAAAAATCTTTCTAGATTCGCGGCCTTGAACGCCGCTCGTAATCTCAATTCTAAAACGGTCTTCGGGCGAGCATGCTCGTTGTTTCGCCCACCCGGCCGCAATCGCGCGGATGGGTCGGTCGGCCCGGCTGCGGCTGCGATTGACGCATTTTCCCGGGACGACTACAGTTCCCTGCCGCTAGCTACGGGAATGGTTGTCCGTCTGGCGGCAGCTGGCTATTTCCTGTCCGAAATCCGTCACCAGGATACCTTGCGTGGCATCTGCTCTCAAAGGCTCGGCGAAAAACAAATTCGTGCCGCGACCCGGAGCGCTTCCCGCGCGGATGCGCGTCCTGTACGTGACGACGTACGCGCGCACCGGCGGCTGGCTGGCCGACGCGTTGGCCGCCGACAGCGCCTCGGACGTTGTGCTGGAAGAGGCCAACGGCTTTGCCGCCGGCCTGGCCCGCTTGCGCGATGAAGTGTTCGACGCCGTGCTGGTCGGCCATCAACCGGGCGAGCTCGATGCACTGGCCCTGGCCGAGGCACTGCGTACGGCCGGCTGTGAGGAGCCGCTGGTCGTACTGGGCGAAGACGACGAGAGCGAGATGACCGCCCTGTGTTTGGAAGCCAATGCGGATGCGTACCTGCGCATCCAGGATACCACCACCCGCACGTTGATCTGGGTCGTGGCTCGGGCCATCGAGCGGCATTTCCTGCTGCGCGAGAACCGGCGCTTGACGCAAGCCGATCAGCACCGCCTGGAACTCGAGCATGGTGACGCCGCGCAACTGCTGACCGAGCAGCGCGGCCTGATCCGAGAGTTGGATACGCAAGCGGCCGCACGAAGCGGAGCCTTCGACGAGTCCTCGACCGTCGACGATTTTCCGGCGCCGCGTGCCCCGCTGCCGCCGCAACTGGAAGCGCATTATCGCGAGTTGCTCCGGACGTACGTTCTGATGGGATCGGGCAACCTATCGGTCGAGATGCGTGCTCTTGCCCAACTGTTGGCAGCGGCCAATATTTCGCCCGCCCAGACGCTCGAGCTGCACCTCAACGCCCTGGAAAGCCTGCTCAAGGGGCTGGGAAATCGCAGTGCCCGGCACGTGATGAATCGGGCGGACCTGTTGGCGCTCGAGATCGGCGCGCAACTTTGCGAGGCGTATCGGCAGCGGGCAGCGTGAGCCGCGCGGCGCTACGTTTCACTTCTTCGCCGGCAGGATCACAAGCCCCGGCACGCCCAGATCGAGGCGGAACAATCCGCCGCCGCCTGCTTCGGGCCCTAGACCGCCGGTGACGAATAGCTGGTCCATTTTGGGACCGCCAAAGGCCACGTTGCTCGTGGTCAGGTTGCCGCCGGGATAGCGAGCGATCAGCTTCCCTTCGGGGTTGAGCACTTGCACCTCACGCATTCCGTAGTGGGCCACGTACAGGTTCCCCGCCGCATCGAGGCACATGCCGTCGGGCTGGTTATCGATCTGCCCCTTGGCCTCGTCCTTTTTCGGCAAGTCGGCGAGCACACGGCGATTCGAGAGCCGGCCAGCGCCGTCGACCTGGTAAACGTGTACGCGGTTTTTCTGGCTTTCGCCGACGTACAGCAGCTTGCCATCGGCCGTGAGCGCGATGCCGTTCGGGAAGGCTAAGCCGCTATCGCAGAGGTGAGTCTTGCCCTGGGCGTCGACATAGTGGACCGTGCCGATGGGCTTCTCGGCACTCGATTCGCCGGGATCGGTGAAGTAAAAGCCGCCGTGCGGCGTATCGAGCGTGAGGTCGTTCGGCCCGCGCAGCGCGGCGCCGTCGCATTCGGTCGATGCCGGATCGAG is a genomic window containing:
- the larC gene encoding nickel pincer cofactor biosynthesis protein LarC, giving the protein MKIAYLDLMSGISGDMTLGALVDAGVDLAALNEAVRSLGIAGCQLVATEVKKNGFRATQVTVEHQPEHAHRHLHHITDMIDASGLSERQKDVAKRIFTRLGEAEAKVHGTTIRKVHFHEVGAVDSIADIVGAAVAWDLLAVDRIHASPVPTGQGSIEIAHGRVSIPAPATAELLQGIPLATSHVAAELTTPTGAAILATLVDTFGPLPTMTVERVGYGAGQRDLADQANLLRVFVGEAADPLSSDQVWVLETNLDDTTGEVIGYCTTRLWEAGALDVYTTSIQMKKNRPGVMLSVLCPPEKIEKIERILFRETNTLGVRRWPVSRHKLERRQHTVETEWGPIEGKLGWIAGQPPSFSPEFEACQRVANEKGVPLKAVFEAAQKAFEAAARA
- a CDS encoding SMP-30/gluconolactonase/LRE family protein, with amino-acid sequence MPRRLIFLVLLTLPVLAATRTSVADDTLAPKAEKLFEVPHYCEGVVFDHADQGYISEGDTIVQFSPDGTHRNWAVTGAPNGHKVLADGTHLVCDASRHAVLHLAADGKLLDPASTECDGAALRGPNDLTLDTPHGGFYFTDPGESSAEKPIGTVHYVDAQGKTHLCDSGLAFPNGIALTADGKLLYVGESQKNRVHVYQVDGAGRLSNRRVLADLPKKDEAKGQIDNQPDGMCLDAAGNLYVAHYGMREVQVLNPEGKLIARYPGGNLTTSNVAFGGPKMDQLFVTGGLGPEAGGGGLFRLDLGVPGLVILPAKK